A part of Rhopalosiphum maidis isolate BTI-1 chromosome 3, ASM367621v3, whole genome shotgun sequence genomic DNA contains:
- the LOC113560071 gene encoding uncharacterized protein LOC113560071, with the protein MKLSTIAILFVILGVAIYIQAMPTHDAPDTIPQTKPVEAQHQFPNLEVMGERKKRCNWNSDPTTTTAGYSDPDFGHPPKAWDPVEPFAKNNKYFGTTRSPIRRRRSMDGMKFNYTILK; encoded by the exons ATGAAATTATCTACCATTGCAATTTTATTCGTGATTCTTGGAGTCGCTATCTATATACAAGCCATGCCGACCCATGATGCACCCGACACGATTCCGCAGACAAAACCGGTAGAAGCGCAGCATCAGTTTCCAAATCTAgaag tgATGGGTGAAAGGAAAAAGAGGTGCAATTGGAATTCGGatccaacaacaacaacggcAGGGTACAGCGACCCAGATTTTGGACATCCCCCTAAAGCCTGGGATCCCGTCGAACCATTtgcaaaaaacaataaatactttgGAACGACACGCAGCCCAATAAGAAGAAGGAGGTCTATGGATGGCATGAAATTCAATTAcacaatacttaaataa